The genomic interval TGGCGGCCGCCCGGAAGGGGAAGCTGTTTCCAAGCACAAAAACACTCCTTGCTGAATTAAAGAAACATTCCATAAAAACAGGAATAATTACGAGGAATTGCCGGGCCGCGGTGCTGCGCGTTTTCCCCGATGTCGAACTGTATGCCGATGCCACGCTTACCCGCGAGGATTCGCAAAATGTCAAACCCCATCCGGACCATTTGCAAAAAGCGCTTGGCATTCTGGGAGTCTCGGAAAAGGACGCGGCGATGGTCGGCGATCATCCTATGGATATCATGACCGCCAGGCGAGCGGGAAGCTGCGCGGTCGGGGTCTTGACGGGAAGCGCCGACGAGAAAAGTCTGCGTGCAGCCGGCGCCGACCTGATTCTCGCAAATGCGTCGGCAATCCTTGGGCATCTTTGAGTGATTAAGATCCAGAAATGCTTACCAGTACCTTTCG from Syntrophales bacterium carries:
- a CDS encoding HAD family hydrolase, coding for MKIESKTWQAIVFDFDGTLAGLNIDFALMRAAVLDLPLCRSIPEEKLTGLYTLEMIETAALIAKRNKKDASRFRLEAYSVIAEIEMAAARKGKLFPSTKTLLAELKKHSIKTGIITRNCRAAVLRVFPDVELYADATLTREDSQNVKPHPDHLQKALGILGVSEKDAAMVGDHPMDIMTARRAGSCAVGVLTGSADEKSLRAAGADLILANASAILGHL